Proteins encoded in a region of the Populus nigra chromosome 3, ddPopNigr1.1, whole genome shotgun sequence genome:
- the LOC133687851 gene encoding la protein 1-like — translation MATPSLDEETAKEVLRQVEFYFSDSNIPRDNFLRNTIESSEDGLVSLALICSFKKMKGYLKLMDVKPEEIPEPTVQAVAETLRKSTSLKVSEDGKKVGRMAALLKPDEAIEQLDVRTVAVSPLKYNAKREELESFFGQHAKVTSVRMPRHVGDKRVFCGTALIEFSSEEDAEKILNQSLVFEGAELELKPKKEFDTERAQEEEEFENSRSSTGPHNKNSSNGEGNYPKGLIIAFALKSKLAGGSAEQNGAQEPANGDANACGADGGSNSSENTTKENEQTVPENVKTDDENNVDHVDGDNGSESTVIKTGEEKSSEDSNEKEEGKEKPNPAASKDDKNVVLREDLKAVFERFGTVKYVDFKMGDESGYLRFEEAEAAQKARAAAVLAKEEGLVVKNFIATLEPVTGEAEKEYWNQLRGQKERRFENKGNRGRGGKHYRGGGKHPRSRENNYGRPNKAHKVGAS, via the exons ATGGCAACTCCTTCTCTGGACGAAGAAACCGCTAAGGAAGTCCTTAGACAG GTTGAATTTTACTTCAGTGACAGCAACATACCTCGTGATAATTTCTTGAGAAACACAATCGAATCCAGTGAAGATGGCT TGGTGAGTTTGGCTTTGATTTGTTCGTTTAAGAAGATGAAAGGTTACTTGAAATTAATGGACGTAAAGCCTGAAGAAATACCTGAACCTACTGTCCAGGCTGTGGCAGAAACGTTGAGAAAATCTACCTCTCTTAAAGTTTCTGAAGATG GTAAGAAAGTAGGCAGGATGGCAGCTCTATTGAAGCCGGACGAGGCTATAGAGCAATTAGATGTAAGAACAGTTGCTGTCTCACCGTTAAAATATAATGCGAAGCGGGAAGAGCTGGAGTCGTTTTTTGGTCAACATGCGAAG GTTACAAGTGTGAGGATGCCTCGTCATGTTGGTGACAAAAGGGTTTTTTGTGGCACTGCTTTGATCGAGTTCTCATCAGAGGAAGATGctgaaaagatattaaatcaAAGCTTGGTTTTTGAAGGTGCCGAGCTAGAATTAAAACCAAA GAAGGAATTTGATACAGAAAGAGcacaagaagaagaggaattTGAAAATTCCCGTTCCTCAACAGGCCCCCATAACAAGAACAGTTCCAATGGAGAGGGCAA CTACCCGAAGGGCTTAATTATTGCGTTTGCTTTAAAGAGTAAGCTAGCTGGAGGTTCTGCAGAACAAAATGGTGCACAGGAGCCTGCCAATGGTGATGCAAATGCCTGTGGAGCAGATGGAGGGTCAAATTCATCAGAGAATACAACCAAAGAAAATGAACAGACGGTGCCAGAAAATGTCAAGACTGATGATGAAAACAATGTGGATCATGTTGATGGGGACAATGGCTCTGAAAGCACAGTAATAAAAACTGGAGAGGAGAAATCATCTGAAGATTCAAATGAAAAGgaggaagggaaggaaaaacCTAACCCAGCTGCTTCCAAGGATGACAAGAATGTTGTTCTGCGTGAAGATCTGAAGGCTGTCTTTGAAAGATTTGGCACTGTGAAG TATGTTGATTTCAAGATGGGAGATGAATCAGGATACCTTCGATTtgaagaagcagaagcagcTCAGAAAGCTCGAGCAGCTGCAGTACTGGCTAAAGAAGAGGGTCTGGTTGTGAAGAATTTCATTGCCACTTTAGAACCTGTGACTG GTGAGGCAGAAAAGGAATACTGGAACCAACTCCGTGGACAAAAAGAAAGGCGATTTGAAAATAAGGGCAACCGAGGAAG gGGTGGGAAACACTACAGGGGTGGTGGCAAACATCCCCGCTCTAGAGAAAACAATTATGGGAGACCAAATAAAGCTCACAAAGTTGGAGCATCATGA